From one Mucilaginibacter inviolabilis genomic stretch:
- a CDS encoding VWA domain-containing protein, whose protein sequence is MEIESQHLRKWRLILGGHKQEGTQFDLDEADLKVDRTLEALYDSDKSGGLGASSPNVSRWLGDIRTFFPSSVVQVMQQDALKRLNLTQMLFEKEMLENIEPDVHLVATLMTLSRVIPDKTKNTARQVVRKVVDELIKKLAEPTRQAITGSLNRSIRNTRPRHNEINWGATILKNLKHYQPEYQTVIPENRVGYGRKRSSLKDVILCLDQSGSMGSSVVYSGIFGSVMASIPAIKTKMVVFDTAVADLTEELTDPVELLFGVQLGGGTDINAALTYCQQIVTKPNDTVLVLITDLYEGGNADEMRRRAVELVTAGVQLVVLLALNDGGAPSYDHRNAQFLADLGVPVFACTPDKFPDLMAAALTKQDVALWAAKEDLIIKK, encoded by the coding sequence ATGGAAATTGAATCACAGCATCTGCGCAAATGGCGGTTGATCCTGGGCGGACATAAGCAGGAAGGAACACAGTTTGATCTGGATGAAGCCGATCTGAAAGTTGACCGTACGCTTGAGGCTTTATATGATAGTGATAAGAGCGGGGGGCTGGGAGCATCGTCGCCTAATGTGAGCCGGTGGCTGGGCGATATCCGCACTTTTTTTCCATCGAGCGTAGTGCAGGTGATGCAGCAGGACGCGCTGAAAAGACTTAACTTAACCCAGATGCTCTTTGAAAAAGAGATGCTGGAAAATATTGAGCCCGATGTGCATCTGGTAGCCACTTTAATGACGCTGAGCCGGGTGATCCCCGACAAAACCAAAAATACGGCCAGGCAAGTAGTACGTAAAGTGGTTGACGAGCTGATCAAAAAACTGGCCGAGCCAACCCGTCAGGCCATTACCGGCAGCCTGAACAGGAGTATCAGGAACACACGGCCGCGCCATAACGAAATTAATTGGGGTGCTACTATACTAAAGAACCTGAAGCATTACCAGCCCGAATACCAAACGGTTATTCCCGAGAATAGGGTAGGTTATGGCCGCAAGCGGTCTTCCTTAAAAGATGTAATCCTGTGCCTGGATCAAAGCGGCTCCATGGGTTCATCTGTAGTTTACTCCGGTATATTTGGCAGTGTGATGGCCTCTATACCTGCCATCAAAACAAAAATGGTGGTTTTTGATACCGCGGTTGCGGATTTGACAGAAGAATTAACAGATCCGGTTGAACTGCTCTTTGGCGTGCAGCTTGGCGGAGGTACCGATATCAACGCAGCCCTAACTTATTGCCAACAAATAGTGACCAAGCCTAATGATACGGTGTTGGTGCTGATTACCGATCTGTACGAAGGCGGCAACGCTGATGAAATGCGCCGCCGTGCTGTTGAACTGGTTACCGCGGGCGTTCAGTTAGTAGTGCTTTTGGCATTGAATGACGGTGGCGCTCCTTCTTATGACCACCGTAACGCACAATTCCTGGCAGACCTGGGAGTTCCGGTTTTTGCCTGCACGCCAGACAAATTTCCCGACTTGATGGCTGCTGCATTGACTAAGCAGGATGTAGCTTTATGGGCTGCTAAAGAGGATTTGATTATAAAAAAATAA
- a CDS encoding AAA family ATPase, which translates to MTKNTTQEFVTVDKLQAVLRHLKELFVGKDEIIDLMGICLAGRENLFLLGPPGTAKSATVRELSKLLDGKTFEYLLTRFTEPNELFGPFDIRKLRDGELVTNTEGMLPEASLIFLDELLNANSAILNSLLMVLNEKIFRRGRETRQLPALMVIGASNHLPEDEALQALFDRFLIRVRCDNVDPQQLNALLDAGWILEQKTAGDKPGIATEDIRQLQEQTSLIDLSGIRKDYIELIQKLRNAGLAVSDRRAVKLQRLIAASALICKREKAIASDLWVLRHIWDTEEQREIISNIVSAVVDMSVKEEASHPRASLNSVPNPDEIYNEVEQLSQQWLEEISMAERSVIKDRLAHLNSRCGWIGNEEQRNYVQKPIDELWKKIMHTA; encoded by the coding sequence ATGACTAAGAATACTACCCAAGAATTTGTGACTGTCGACAAACTCCAGGCCGTTTTACGGCACCTGAAAGAGTTATTTGTCGGCAAGGACGAGATCATCGATCTGATGGGCATTTGTCTGGCGGGCAGAGAGAATCTGTTCCTGTTAGGCCCTCCAGGTACCGCAAAGAGCGCGACCGTAAGGGAACTCTCCAAGTTGCTCGACGGTAAGACTTTCGAGTACCTGCTAACACGGTTTACCGAGCCCAATGAATTGTTCGGCCCCTTTGACATTCGCAAATTGCGGGATGGGGAGCTCGTGACCAACACGGAAGGGATGCTGCCGGAGGCTTCGCTGATCTTCCTGGACGAATTACTGAACGCCAATAGTGCGATCTTGAATAGTTTGCTCATGGTCCTTAACGAAAAGATCTTTCGCCGGGGTAGGGAAACCCGGCAATTACCAGCTCTGATGGTGATTGGCGCAAGTAATCATTTACCTGAGGACGAGGCACTGCAGGCCTTATTCGATCGCTTTTTGATTCGGGTTCGATGCGATAACGTCGACCCGCAACAACTCAACGCTTTACTTGACGCTGGGTGGATACTCGAACAAAAGACCGCAGGAGATAAACCAGGTATCGCCACTGAAGATATTAGGCAATTACAGGAGCAAACCTCCTTGATCGATCTGAGCGGTATCCGCAAAGATTATATTGAGCTCATCCAAAAACTACGTAATGCGGGCCTTGCCGTATCCGACCGACGGGCAGTTAAACTACAAAGGCTGATTGCTGCCAGCGCGCTGATCTGTAAACGGGAAAAAGCAATTGCTTCAGACTTGTGGGTCTTGCGCCATATCTGGGATACGGAAGAGCAGCGCGAGATCATCAGTAATATCGTTAGTGCAGTGGTGGACATGAGCGTTAAAGAGGAAGCAAGTCATCCCAGGGCCTCCCTCAACTCTGTACCTAACCCGGATGAGATATATAACGAGGTGGAGCAACTCAGCCAGCAATGGCTGGAAGAAATTTCTATGGCTGAACGGTCTGTCATTAAGGACAGGCTCGCTCACTTGAACAGCCGCTGTGGCTGGATCGGCAACGAAGAGCAACGCAATTATGTTCAAAAGCCCATTGACGAGCTTTGGAAAAAGATCATGCACACCGCCTAA
- a CDS encoding DUF5682 family protein codes for MAINILGIRHHGPGSARNVKAFLESVKPDIVLVEGPPEADAMLQWVGHEDLKPPVALLCYQPDDPQRSVFYPFAEFSPEWQAILYARKQNIHARFMDLPAGNQMLIEKEPHEKQEQDTEADPDHINLEAQSYEQLHKNPISYLSDAAGFTDDEKWWEHTFEYRLNNDEVFDAVAEAMQALRENLPPKDKKLEQLREAYMRRSIRQAEKEMFHTIAVICGAWHVPALQKQSSPKEDNELLKGLAKVKTECTWIPWTFNRLSFRSGYGAGINSPGWYDHIWQHPHDDGTLWMAHIAQLFRKQQMDTSVAHIIEAVRLAGSLASLRGLPKAGLEELNEATLSVLCNGENILLQLVHNELIIGHQIGEVPPEIPKPPLQLDIEKLQKKLRLPATADFKDYTLDLRKDTDLERSVFLHRLSLLGIEWGRQQYVAGKGTFKEQWRLQWDPGYSVEIIERGNLGNIVVEAAANSILNRANETTDLKVISNLLEKSIPAELPEAIQVLILRLNNLAAASADVIELMEIVPGLITVARYGNVRKTDATVVLSIIRSIITRICISLPNACVAIDDDASQKLLDLFYKLNDGINLLQEPENGLGWQQTLQVIASNKNASPVIAGYSTRLLNDGKLLSGDQLIQYFGYAMSAANAPIVSATWLEGFLKGSGTVLLLDQDLWQVIDNWVSTLSEDVFMQVLPLLRRTFSNFTGPERRKLGEKVRTGGTAGHQHATTITNFDTNRAIQGLPVIIELLGLTTHQTESNGN; via the coding sequence ATGGCAATTAATATATTAGGCATAAGGCACCATGGGCCCGGATCAGCCAGAAATGTCAAAGCTTTTCTGGAATCGGTTAAGCCGGATATCGTACTGGTTGAAGGTCCGCCCGAAGCTGATGCGATGCTGCAATGGGTTGGCCATGAAGATTTAAAACCGCCGGTTGCTTTACTTTGTTACCAGCCTGACGATCCGCAACGGTCGGTATTTTATCCCTTTGCCGAATTTTCACCCGAATGGCAGGCTATATTGTATGCCCGTAAGCAAAATATCCATGCGCGTTTTATGGATCTGCCGGCGGGTAACCAAATGCTGATAGAGAAAGAACCTCATGAGAAGCAGGAGCAGGACACGGAAGCGGATCCCGATCATATCAACCTTGAAGCACAATCTTATGAACAGCTCCATAAAAACCCGATCAGCTATTTATCAGATGCTGCCGGTTTTACGGATGATGAAAAATGGTGGGAACATACTTTTGAGTACCGTTTAAATAACGACGAGGTATTTGACGCCGTAGCTGAAGCTATGCAGGCTCTGCGCGAAAATCTTCCTCCAAAAGATAAAAAACTTGAACAGCTACGCGAGGCCTATATGCGCCGCTCTATCCGGCAGGCCGAAAAGGAGATGTTCCATACCATCGCAGTTATCTGCGGGGCATGGCATGTACCCGCGTTACAAAAACAATCATCGCCAAAAGAGGATAATGAACTGTTAAAAGGCTTAGCTAAGGTAAAAACAGAATGCACCTGGATCCCCTGGACATTTAACCGTTTAAGTTTTCGTAGTGGTTATGGTGCCGGTATCAATTCACCGGGATGGTATGATCATATTTGGCAGCATCCACATGATGATGGTACTTTATGGATGGCCCATATTGCTCAACTGTTCCGCAAGCAGCAGATGGATACCTCGGTTGCGCATATTATCGAAGCGGTACGGCTGGCGGGTTCCTTGGCTTCCTTGCGCGGCTTGCCAAAGGCTGGTTTGGAAGAACTCAATGAGGCAACGCTGAGCGTGTTGTGCAATGGCGAAAATATTTTATTGCAACTGGTGCATAATGAACTTATTATAGGTCACCAGATAGGTGAAGTACCTCCGGAGATACCCAAGCCGCCCTTGCAATTGGATATTGAAAAACTACAAAAGAAATTAAGACTGCCCGCCACTGCCGATTTTAAAGATTACACGCTTGATCTGCGTAAAGATACCGACCTGGAGCGGAGCGTGTTTTTGCACAGGCTTAGCTTGTTGGGTATTGAATGGGGCCGACAGCAATATGTAGCGGGTAAAGGAACTTTTAAAGAGCAATGGCGCCTGCAATGGGACCCGGGTTACTCTGTTGAAATCATTGAGCGTGGTAATTTAGGCAATATCGTGGTAGAAGCAGCCGCCAACAGCATATTGAATCGGGCCAATGAGACAACCGATCTGAAAGTAATCAGTAATTTGCTCGAAAAAAGCATTCCGGCTGAATTGCCTGAAGCTATACAGGTGTTGATACTCCGGTTAAATAACTTGGCAGCCGCCTCGGCAGATGTGATCGAATTAATGGAGATAGTACCGGGGCTAATTACCGTGGCTCGTTATGGTAATGTACGCAAAACCGATGCAACGGTGGTATTAAGCATTATACGCAGCATCATTACTCGTATCTGTATCAGTTTGCCCAATGCCTGTGTTGCTATTGATGATGATGCCTCCCAAAAATTGCTTGACCTATTTTATAAACTGAACGATGGTATTAACCTGCTGCAGGAACCTGAAAACGGCTTGGGTTGGCAGCAAACCTTACAGGTGATTGCCAGTAATAAAAATGCATCCCCGGTAATTGCGGGCTATAGTACGCGATTGCTTAATGATGGTAAATTACTAAGCGGCGATCAGCTTATACAATATTTTGGTTACGCTATGTCTGCCGCGAACGCGCCTATTGTTTCGGCAACCTGGCTGGAGGGTTTTTTGAAGGGCAGCGGAACTGTATTGCTTTTGGATCAGGATTTGTGGCAGGTAATTGACAATTGGGTTTCAACCTTAAGCGAAGATGTTTTTATGCAGGTACTGCCATTATTGCGACGAACATTTTCAAACTTCACCGGCCCGGAACGACGAAAACTCGGAGAAAAAGTACGTACGGGTGGGACTGCCGGACACCAGCACGCCACCACAATTACAAATTTTGATACCAACCGGGCCATACAAGGCTTACCGGTAATCATAGAATTATTAGGTTTAACTACGCATCAGACAGAATCAAATGGAAATTGA
- a CDS encoding glycosyl hydrolase family 28-related protein: MATVSNFQALATFSYTTGNEFVYIQGHDVIGDGGQGFFYWDNTTGANNGGTMIPGPSGCWKRVYDGFLNAKWFGAKGDGITDDRVALTNAINAAVVLGRTLFIPKGTYYVPTVQPGQTTSLIVTGNNLLNGLEITGEPGTKITSDFTGQGTPDTGYTLIRFVAGFKGLKICNIAFESTHGITQTFTNGLTIMPGKGIQNSNMQIINCSFTGFSTAILVNGTNQLLISKCSFYSPRGHDDARHDNTVYPAVYINFTSNENGININPTVTGCYADGYSATTPVAPPIALDGFIIGDPSGITVASNTIRNFSQESIFITPNLYCDALNPQTYPTIIRDNVIQYDLSIDFGRYGIRCDAVNADISNNVIINTIYGIFCYGTLYSKTCVVNTVPSNFPVKFTNWRIANNNISLAQKGIPPDSKGQNFLAQRAIYVQGNTSNSLKASNIDISGNHITLSNVAISQSINLITLADIEYSVVNRNNIHITGTTGLDATHTLNIYALLNNNDNIVLSTGDIVGTYSSLYTGTGVNSNMIYLDHFPVKENILFKSAAYNVLSADFASGKQAALLIYVDATVAGFAITLPIAPDFAGFRVTVVKVNVGNMVTVNNITGPNTLTAQGQSLTFAYNTTTSTWWPD, translated from the coding sequence ATGGCAACAGTTTCAAATTTTCAGGCTTTAGCCACATTCAGTTACACTACCGGAAACGAATTCGTCTACATTCAAGGACATGATGTTATCGGGGACGGGGGGCAGGGGTTCTTTTACTGGGACAATACAACCGGGGCCAACAATGGAGGAACCATGATCCCGGGGCCTTCGGGCTGTTGGAAAAGAGTTTACGATGGATTTTTAAATGCCAAATGGTTTGGCGCAAAAGGTGACGGTATAACAGATGACAGGGTGGCTTTGACAAATGCCATCAATGCAGCTGTAGTGCTTGGCAGGACACTTTTCATACCGAAAGGGACTTATTACGTTCCAACTGTACAACCTGGGCAAACCACTAGCCTCATTGTTACCGGAAATAATTTGCTTAACGGGCTGGAGATAACCGGGGAGCCTGGTACCAAAATCACTTCTGATTTTACCGGTCAAGGCACGCCAGATACCGGGTACACGCTGATCAGATTTGTTGCAGGTTTCAAAGGCTTGAAGATATGTAATATCGCGTTTGAAAGCACACATGGTATAACTCAGACGTTTACTAACGGTCTTACTATTATGCCGGGGAAAGGTATCCAAAATAGTAACATGCAGATCATCAATTGCAGCTTTACCGGGTTTAGTACGGCGATACTTGTCAACGGAACAAATCAGCTGCTGATCAGCAAATGCAGTTTTTACTCGCCCAGGGGGCATGATGATGCGCGCCACGATAATACCGTTTATCCGGCAGTTTATATCAATTTCACCTCAAACGAAAATGGCATTAACATCAATCCTACGGTGACCGGGTGTTATGCGGATGGATACAGCGCAACAACACCTGTTGCCCCACCTATTGCCCTGGACGGCTTTATCATCGGAGACCCAAGTGGTATTACAGTCGCTTCAAATACCATCAGAAACTTTTCACAGGAATCGATATTTATCACTCCAAATCTTTATTGCGACGCACTGAATCCACAAACCTACCCGACGATCATCAGGGACAATGTCATTCAGTATGACCTCAGTATTGATTTTGGCCGGTACGGGATCAGGTGTGATGCTGTCAATGCCGATATCAGCAACAACGTCATCATCAACACGATTTACGGAATCTTTTGTTACGGCACCCTTTATTCAAAAACTTGTGTCGTAAATACCGTTCCTAGTAATTTTCCAGTGAAATTCACAAACTGGCGGATTGCCAATAACAATATCAGCCTGGCACAAAAGGGAATTCCCCCGGATAGCAAGGGGCAGAATTTTCTTGCGCAGAGAGCGATATATGTCCAGGGGAACACCTCCAATAGTTTAAAAGCGAGCAATATAGATATATCGGGCAATCATATTACTTTAAGCAATGTTGCTATAAGCCAAAGTATAAACCTGATCACATTAGCGGACATTGAATATTCAGTGGTAAACCGGAATAATATCCATATCACAGGAACGACAGGACTTGATGCCACACATACCTTAAATATCTACGCTTTGCTAAATAACAATGATAATATTGTGCTCTCTACAGGCGACATTGTCGGTACTTACAGCAGCCTGTATACCGGAACAGGTGTGAATTCCAATATGATCTATTTGGATCATTTTCCAGTCAAAGAAAATATATTGTTTAAGAGCGCAGCCTACAACGTCCTTTCCGCAGATTTCGCCTCTGGTAAACAGGCAGCGCTGCTCATTTACGTGGACGCTACAGTCGCGGGTTTTGCGATTACCCTGCCAATCGCTCCTGATTTTGCGGGTTTCAGGGTGACCGTCGTCAAGGTTAACGTTGGCAATATGGTCACGGTAAATAATATAACCGGGCCCAATACGCTGACGGCGCAAGGGCAAAGCCTCACATTTGCGTACAATACGACAACAAGCACCTGGTGGCCCGATTGA